In the Salvia miltiorrhiza cultivar Shanhuang (shh) chromosome 8, IMPLAD_Smil_shh, whole genome shotgun sequence genome, ataaatggttaagagtgtaaagtaggtagagtctatttattttatgtgagtagagaaaataaggaccacatactattttagaaaattgcaaattctagtgggacaaatAAAAAAGGTAAGTGTACAaattttaatgggacggagggaataacaATTTACAAACTTGATTATGCATGCTTATTTCATTGTTatcttaatataaaataaatactagtaAAAAGTTGCAAATCATAACAAAATCTTCCTTTGAGATATTCAAAACCCCAACGAAGGAAAAGAAAGGACTTTAATTAGTGGCGCAGAAAAGGCAACAAAATACCGTTAACtctcaatataaaaaaaatccaattaTGAATATCGAAAATGAAATAGATTTAATTAACAACTGTGTTCACGCGATTGCCCAACTCATCACACACACAtactttaaaattaaaaataaataaataaataaaaaatagacgctgtgtatatatatatctttactGCACTCACTCACACCATTCTCATCTCTCAACCCGATTTCTCCCATCTCTTCCGCCGCTACTTTCGGCAGAATGGCCGCCGCCGCAGACCCTCCGTCTACGCCTTCACCCGCCGCAGCATCACAAACAAACTCCGATCAGAATCAGAAGTCGTCCCCGACAAATCCGGTTCCTCCGCCCGCAACTTACGTCGTGCGGATTCCGAGAGAGCAGATCCTCCGCTATCCGCCACCGGAGAACGCCAAAAAGTACGATAAGCTCCGCCGCGGTAGAAATCGCCGGAGCTTCTGCTGCAGGTGCTGCTGCTTCGCCTCATGCCTCCTCTTCCTCCTGATCTTCGCCGCCGCCGTCTCTGCTGGAGTGATGTACCTCGTCTTCGGATTCAAATCGCCAACGTACACAGTGACCAAAGTCTCTGTTCACGGAATGAATCTAACTTCGGCCTCGCCGATCTCGCCGGGATTTGACGTCAGCATCAGAGCCGAGAACCCTAACGGCAAGGTCGGCATCTACTATCTGAAGGAAAGCGCCGTAAACGTTCTCTACGACGGAGTGACGCTCGGCTACGGCGTTTTAGCCGATTTCTACCAGCCGAGGAAGAACGTGACGGTGCTGCGGTCGACGGTGGCGGCGAACGACGTCGTCCTCGGTGGTGCCGTTAAAACGGCGTTAAGGAATGCGGAGAGCCTAAGGAGAGTGCCGTTAGTGGTGAGCGTCGAAGCGCCCGTTAAGTTTAAAGTGGGATCCGTTAAGACGTGGGAAATTACCGCCAAAATTAGTTGCGACGTCGTTTTGGACTCGTTGAATGAAAGAGCAGAAATTGTTTCCAAGGATTGTGATTATAGCGTTAGACTCTGGTAGGAATAGCATAGCGAAGCTTATTCTTACAACATATTAGGATTAAttcatattcattttttttagtagCTTAGAAAAGATTATTTATTggtactaaaaaaaattacacgaTCGCCACAAAGACAAaagataaaatttaaaaaattacagGATGATAGTATTTTGTTTTCCTTATAATATTAAGTAAATGGAAATGTGATTTTGATGAGaacaaataatacaaataaCAAAAAGCAAGAGTCACTACAACGAACCGTATGCCCTTGTGAAtgctttttcaatttttttatcttGTTATATGTGATTTTATAATATGGAAATTTATAATTTAGAATCAGTCCAATTTCTCAAACGGTATTCTTGCCAATTAAATGAGTCCTAAGAGACCTTTTGCTAGATAGATGCATGTAAGTCTAATAAAAAATGAGTAAATCATTGCCAGTCAAGGTAGAATTTATTGTGTCACCATAGAAAAATTGAGATGGTTAATTTTGCAACAAATTAAAACATGGTATTAAAACTATGAAGTTGGTGTTACTAAATtagcaattaacccttatttcaATCTCATGTGTGCATGT is a window encoding:
- the LOC131000310 gene encoding NDR1/HIN1-like protein 13 → MAAAADPPSTPSPAAASQTNSDQNQKSSPTNPVPPPATYVVRIPREQILRYPPPENAKKYDKLRRGRNRRSFCCRCCCFASCLLFLLIFAAAVSAGVMYLVFGFKSPTYTVTKVSVHGMNLTSASPISPGFDVSIRAENPNGKVGIYYLKESAVNVLYDGVTLGYGVLADFYQPRKNVTVLRSTVAANDVVLGGAVKTALRNAESLRRVPLVVSVEAPVKFKVGSVKTWEITAKISCDVVLDSLNERAEIVSKDCDYSVRLW